In a genomic window of Flavobacterium sp. KACC 22761:
- a CDS encoding DUF5683 domain-containing protein, with protein MNKIVPISLLFFLIGTASIFAQAKSDAVLVAKDTTKLEEIDPLTPAKAAFYSAILPGLGQAYNKKYWKIPLVYGAIGTSLYFYIDNNKKYHDYRDAYKRRLEGYNDDNYQFLDDSRLIAGQKFYQRNRDLSALFVVGFYVLNIIDANVDAALIQFNVNERLSMRPEIYPNDATFRPNVGLTFNYTFK; from the coding sequence GTGAATAAGATTGTCCCCATAAGTTTATTGTTCTTTCTCATAGGAACCGCTTCTATTTTTGCTCAAGCAAAATCAGATGCGGTTTTAGTCGCTAAAGACACTACCAAGTTAGAAGAAATAGACCCGCTAACACCAGCAAAAGCTGCTTTTTATTCTGCAATTTTACCTGGTTTAGGCCAAGCATACAACAAAAAATATTGGAAAATTCCGCTCGTTTACGGAGCAATTGGTACCAGCCTTTATTTCTACATTGACAACAACAAAAAATACCACGATTATCGCGACGCCTACAAACGAAGACTTGAAGGCTACAACGATGACAACTATCAGTTTTTGGACGACAGCAGACTTATAGCTGGACAAAAATTTTATCAACGAAACCGAGATTTATCTGCTCTATTTGTTGTCGGTTTTTATGTGCTTAACATTATAGATGCCAACGTTGATGCCGCTTTGATCCAATTTAACGTAAACGAAAGATTATCAATGCGTCCAGAGATTTATCCCAACGATGCAACATTTAGACCCAACGTTGGACTAACTTTTAATTACACTTTTAAATAG
- the dapB gene encoding 4-hydroxy-tetrahydrodipicolinate reductase — MKIALLGYGKMGKVIERIALERGHEIILKKDEFNTYEGLSDADVAIDFSVPTAAVDNISNCFHANVPVVSGTTGWLEHYDEMITLCNEKKGGFISSSNFSLGVNIFFGLNEYLAKIMNQFDSYKVTMEEIHHIHKLDAPSGTAISLAQGVIQNSNYEKWTLDEAKSNEIRIEAKRIGEVPGTHTVNYDSAIDSIEIKHTAHNREGFALGAVIAAEWLAGKTGIYTMKDVLNL, encoded by the coding sequence ATGAAAATTGCGCTTTTAGGATATGGCAAAATGGGTAAAGTAATTGAAAGAATTGCTTTAGAAAGAGGTCATGAAATTATTTTAAAGAAAGACGAATTCAACACCTACGAAGGACTTTCAGATGCTGATGTTGCAATTGACTTCAGTGTTCCTACTGCAGCTGTTGACAATATTTCAAACTGCTTTCATGCAAATGTTCCTGTAGTTTCTGGAACTACTGGATGGCTAGAGCATTATGACGAAATGATTACCCTTTGCAACGAGAAAAAAGGAGGCTTTATCTCAAGTTCAAATTTCAGTTTAGGCGTAAATATTTTCTTTGGATTAAATGAATATTTAGCCAAAATCATGAATCAATTTGATTCGTACAAAGTCACAATGGAAGAAATTCACCATATCCACAAGCTTGATGCGCCAAGTGGAACTGCTATTTCATTGGCGCAAGGTGTTATTCAAAACAGCAATTACGAGAAATGGACTTTAGACGAAGCAAAATCAAACGAAATTCGTATTGAGGCAAAAAGAATTGGAGAAGTTCCAGGAACGCATACCGTAAATTACGACTCTGCGATTGACAGCATCGAAATAAAACATACTGCACACAATCGCGAAGGTTTTGCTTTAGGTGCCGTTATTGCTGCTGAATGGCTAGCAGGAAAAACGGGAATTTACACGATGAAAGACGTATTGAATCTATAA
- the lepB gene encoding signal peptidase I, whose translation MTLYFWFVFFLAVQVIHFIGTWKLYQTAGRKSWEAAIPIYNSIVLMKIISRPTWWTLLLFIPIINLIMFPVIWVETLRTFGKKSTLDTFLGIFTLGFYIYYVNYTQKLEYQADRDLTPKSKTADTVSSLLFAIIVATLVHTYVVQPYTIPTSSLEKSLLVGDFLFVSKLNYGPRVPMTTVALPMVHDSIPFTKSKSYLKWPQLPYFRLPAFETIKRNDIVVFNWPVDTVRYFHEPTGRPGVIKPIDKKSNYVKRCVGIPGDSLSIKDGFVFINGTKLILPERAKPQYSYTIAFDGKTPVDLQSLVQELDITDGGYFKNDKTKDTLVLGALTEASAERFRSTPGVLSVTRIIDNTSDNRIFPHVEKWSQDNFGPIYIPQAGKTVALTNTSLPFYKEIITNYEGNTLELQGSKFIINGKETNSYTFKQNYYWMMGDNRHNSEDSRYWGYVPENHIVGKPVFIWLSWDTNGKGINKIRWSRVFTTVDGEGQPQSYFKYFLILLALYFVGEFFWRKRKENKA comes from the coding sequence ATGACACTATATTTTTGGTTTGTCTTTTTCCTTGCAGTTCAAGTGATTCATTTTATTGGAACATGGAAATTGTACCAAACGGCAGGAAGAAAAAGCTGGGAAGCTGCTATTCCGATTTACAACTCCATAGTTTTAATGAAAATAATTAGCCGTCCAACTTGGTGGACCTTGTTGCTTTTTATTCCAATTATCAACTTGATTATGTTTCCTGTTATTTGGGTTGAAACTTTGAGAACGTTCGGAAAAAAATCAACTTTAGATACTTTTCTTGGAATTTTCACTTTAGGATTCTATATCTATTACGTGAATTACACTCAAAAATTAGAATATCAAGCCGATAGAGATTTAACGCCAAAAAGCAAAACTGCAGACACCGTAAGTTCATTGCTTTTTGCAATAATCGTTGCTACATTGGTACACACTTATGTGGTACAGCCTTACACAATCCCGACATCTTCTCTAGAAAAATCCTTACTTGTAGGAGACTTTTTGTTTGTAAGCAAGTTAAATTATGGACCAAGAGTTCCAATGACGACTGTTGCACTGCCAATGGTTCACGATTCTATTCCATTTACCAAAAGCAAATCGTATTTAAAATGGCCACAATTGCCTTACTTCAGACTTCCTGCTTTTGAAACTATAAAACGAAATGATATTGTTGTTTTTAACTGGCCAGTAGATACTGTACGTTATTTTCATGAACCAACAGGAAGACCAGGCGTTATCAAACCAATTGACAAAAAATCAAATTACGTAAAAAGATGTGTAGGTATTCCTGGAGATAGCTTATCTATAAAAGACGGATTTGTATTCATAAACGGAACAAAATTAATTTTACCGGAACGTGCAAAACCACAATACTCTTATACCATTGCTTTTGACGGAAAAACACCAGTTGACTTACAATCTTTAGTTCAAGAGTTAGACATCACTGATGGAGGTTATTTCAAAAACGACAAAACCAAAGATACTCTTGTTTTAGGAGCTTTAACAGAAGCAAGTGCCGAACGTTTCAGAAGCACGCCAGGAGTTCTTTCGGTTACTAGAATAATCGACAATACAAGCGACAACAGAATATTTCCTCATGTTGAGAAATGGAGTCAAGACAATTTTGGCCCTATTTATATTCCACAAGCAGGAAAAACAGTTGCTTTGACTAATACTTCTTTGCCATTTTACAAAGAAATCATTACGAATTATGAAGGAAACACTTTAGAATTACAAGGTTCTAAATTCATCATAAACGGCAAAGAAACCAACAGCTATACCTTCAAACAAAATTATTACTGGATGATGGGAGACAACCGCCATAACTCTGAAGACAGCCGTTATTGGGGTTATGTTCCAGAAAATCACATTGTTGGAAAACCTGTTTTCATTTGGTTAAGCTGGGACACAAACGGAAAAGGAATTAACAAAATTCGTTGGAGCAGAGTTTTCACAACTGTTGACGGTGAAGGACAACCGCAATCGTATTTCAAATACTTCTTAATCCTTCTTGCTCTTTATTTCGTCGGAGAATTCTTCTGGAGAAAAAGAAAAGAAAACAAAGCATAA
- a CDS encoding WbqC family protein yields MNSLLLPTYFPSISHFAVMAQSETITFEMEDNFQKQTNRNRTYIYSPNGIQLLNIPVKHSKATHQKTKDILIENEFDWQKQHFKSLEAAYRSSPFFEYFEDDIVPIFEKKHTFLMDLNFEVLDIVTKCLRMKLEFGKTAEYFHETPDFADFRYLANGKKDQNSFEKYTQVFDDKHGFINNLSVLDLLFNEGKFAMDYLKTQKLIKV; encoded by the coding sequence ATGAATTCGTTACTACTTCCTACCTATTTTCCTTCAATAAGCCACTTTGCAGTTATGGCGCAATCTGAGACTATTACTTTTGAAATGGAGGATAATTTCCAGAAGCAGACCAATAGAAACAGAACTTATATCTATAGCCCAAACGGAATTCAGCTATTAAATATTCCTGTGAAGCATTCAAAAGCAACGCATCAAAAAACAAAAGACATTTTGATCGAAAATGAATTTGACTGGCAGAAACAGCATTTTAAATCGCTTGAAGCCGCATACAGGAGTTCGCCTTTCTTTGAGTACTTCGAAGATGATATCGTGCCGATTTTCGAGAAAAAACACACTTTTTTAATGGATCTTAACTTCGAAGTTTTAGACATTGTGACGAAATGCCTTAGAATGAAATTAGAATTCGGAAAAACGGCAGAATATTTTCACGAAACACCAGATTTCGCTGATTTCAGATATTTGGCAAATGGCAAAAAAGATCAGAATTCATTTGAAAAATACACCCAAGTTTTTGATGATAAACACGGTTTTATAAACAACTTAAGTGTTTTGGATTTGCTTTTCAACGAAGGTAAGTTTGCAATGGATTATTTAAAAACCCAGAAATTAATAAAAGTTTAG
- a CDS encoding endonuclease/exonuclease/phosphatase family protein: MKNLSWFNKIMFFLNIVLTVLTFSVYILPFLAPKSFPLLSVLTLFMPAFFVANGLFFVYWAIQFKKRLILSGLVLLMGITFISKFYKFSAKEYVKDERDFSIMSYNVRLFNVFKWLDRDDIPENIKAFIDEKDPDILCIQEYSNSAHLDLKVYPHRYIFIDGNQIKTGQAIFSKFPIIDEGNIVFPKSDNNVVYADIKRGKDIIRVYNMHLQSIKISPDVSEISDDIDNVNQKKSQRIYSRISKGFTQQQEQAEIFKEHIKKCKYPIIICGDMNNSPFSYVYRNIKGKLKDAFEEAGEGFGATYKFKYYPARIDYIFTDTKMKVKQFESFSDFENSDHYPIMTRLSIDQF; the protein is encoded by the coding sequence ATGAAAAACCTTTCGTGGTTTAACAAAATAATGTTCTTTTTGAATATAGTGCTGACTGTGCTTACATTTAGCGTCTATATTTTGCCATTTTTAGCACCTAAGAGCTTTCCGCTTTTATCGGTGCTCACGCTGTTTATGCCTGCTTTTTTTGTTGCAAATGGATTGTTTTTTGTCTATTGGGCAATTCAGTTTAAAAAGCGCCTTATTTTATCAGGCTTGGTTTTATTAATGGGGATTACTTTTATTAGCAAGTTCTATAAATTTTCGGCAAAGGAATATGTGAAAGATGAAAGAGATTTCTCTATAATGAGTTATAACGTCCGTCTTTTTAATGTTTTTAAATGGCTGGACCGTGATGATATTCCGGAAAACATCAAAGCTTTTATAGATGAAAAAGATCCTGATATTTTATGTATTCAGGAATATTCTAACTCTGCTCATTTGGATTTGAAAGTTTACCCACACCGATATATTTTTATTGATGGGAATCAGATAAAGACGGGTCAGGCTATTTTTTCAAAATTCCCAATTATTGATGAAGGAAATATCGTTTTTCCTAAATCAGACAATAACGTCGTATATGCTGATATAAAACGCGGAAAAGATATTATTCGCGTTTATAATATGCACTTGCAATCGATCAAAATATCTCCAGACGTAAGCGAGATTTCAGATGATATTGATAATGTAAATCAGAAGAAATCACAACGTATTTATTCCAGAATAAGCAAAGGATTTACACAACAGCAAGAACAAGCTGAAATTTTTAAAGAGCACATCAAAAAATGTAAATACCCAATTATTATTTGTGGCGACATGAATAACAGTCCATTTTCGTACGTTTACCGAAATATTAAAGGGAAACTTAAAGACGCTTTTGAAGAGGCTGGAGAAGGCTTTGGAGCAACTTATAAATTCAAATACTATCCAGCAAGAATTGATTATATTTTTACCGATACCAAGATGAAAGTAAAACAATTTGAAAGTTTCTCTGATTTTGAAAATTCGGATCATTATCCAATCATGACAAGGCTTTCGATAGATCAGTTTTAG
- a CDS encoding rhomboid family intramembrane serine protease codes for MNILDDLKLQYKLGGIAMRVIYWNIACFLISLIFFYQFSNGQFNFPNWLALSSDPQVFMFKPWTFLTYAFFHYGPMHLLFNMLVLNFASNLFLTFFTQKQYLGLYILGAIFSGIIFVLSYYILGNSALIVGASAAIMAILVAATTYSPLMNVRLLFFGNVKLWHITGVILLLDLLQFRLENTGGHISHLAGAFFGFVYIKLLQNGTDLSIIVSKVLDFFANLFRKSPTTPFTKVHKNYKKPTEKTSSRIVTKDKTQQQIDEILDKISQSGYDCLTKEEKEFLFRAGK; via the coding sequence ATGAATATTCTTGACGATTTAAAATTGCAATATAAATTGGGAGGCATCGCAATGCGTGTGATTTATTGGAATATTGCTTGTTTTCTTATTTCTTTGATATTTTTCTATCAGTTTTCAAATGGTCAATTTAATTTTCCAAATTGGCTTGCATTGTCATCAGATCCTCAGGTTTTTATGTTCAAGCCTTGGACATTTTTAACTTATGCTTTTTTTCATTACGGACCTATGCATCTGTTGTTTAATATGCTGGTTTTGAATTTTGCGAGTAATTTATTTTTGACGTTTTTTACTCAGAAACAATATCTAGGACTTTATATTTTAGGAGCAATCTTTTCAGGAATTATATTTGTACTTAGCTATTACATTTTAGGAAACTCTGCTTTAATAGTTGGTGCTTCTGCGGCAATTATGGCCATTTTAGTTGCGGCAACTACCTATTCGCCATTGATGAATGTTCGACTGTTGTTTTTTGGCAATGTTAAGCTTTGGCACATTACTGGTGTAATTCTGCTTTTAGATTTACTGCAGTTTCGTTTAGAGAATACCGGCGGACATATTTCGCATCTTGCTGGAGCATTTTTCGGATTTGTTTATATAAAATTGCTTCAAAATGGTACCGATTTGAGTATCATAGTTTCTAAAGTATTAGATTTTTTTGCTAATCTTTTTAGAAAATCCCCAACGACCCCATTCACAAAAGTTCATAAAAATTACAAAAAACCTACGGAAAAAACTTCGTCAAGAATTGTTACGAAAGACAAAACGCAACAGCAAATTGATGAGATTTTGGATAAGATTAGCCAATCTGGTTATGATTGTCTCACAAAAGAAGAAAAAGAGTTTCTATTTAGAGCTGGAAAATAA
- a CDS encoding rhomboid family intramembrane serine protease, producing MMNITPVVKQLLIINIIFFIGAQMVPISYEYFSLFYPESNDFRIWQIFTHMFMHAPWPNFAHILFNMFALYSFGSALEHFWGGKKFLFFYISCGLGAALLHTGVNYLQLHSLLDSVSGLNLSKADLHLILNMRYESGEIIQGEVATILKNAHCTQEQFNVLGQAAGIVQSPVLGASGAIYGLLTAFAFMFPNAQLGLLFIPVPIKAKYFVPGILAVDLFLGFKGSSLFGSGGTGIAHFAHIGGAIAGFLMMLYWKKNQFNNNRWN from the coding sequence ATGATGAATATCACTCCAGTTGTCAAACAACTGCTTATTATTAATATTATATTTTTTATTGGTGCTCAAATGGTACCGATTTCCTACGAATATTTTTCATTGTTTTATCCGGAAAGCAATGATTTCAGAATATGGCAGATTTTTACGCATATGTTTATGCATGCGCCATGGCCAAATTTTGCGCATATTTTATTCAATATGTTTGCATTATATAGCTTTGGATCTGCATTAGAGCATTTTTGGGGTGGAAAAAAATTCTTGTTTTTTTACATTTCTTGCGGACTTGGAGCGGCATTGCTTCATACAGGAGTAAATTATTTACAATTGCATTCACTTCTGGATTCTGTATCTGGTTTAAATTTATCTAAAGCAGATCTTCATTTGATTTTGAATATGAGATATGAATCTGGCGAAATCATACAAGGTGAAGTTGCTACAATTTTAAAAAATGCACATTGTACTCAGGAACAATTTAATGTTTTAGGACAGGCAGCAGGAATTGTTCAGTCTCCTGTTTTGGGAGCTTCTGGAGCAATTTATGGTTTGTTAACAGCTTTTGCTTTTATGTTTCCTAACGCACAATTGGGATTATTATTTATTCCGGTTCCAATAAAAGCAAAATATTTTGTTCCTGGAATTTTGGCAGTAGATTTGTTTTTAGGGTTTAAAGGAAGTTCTTTATTTGGAAGTGGTGGAACTGGAATTGCACATTTTGCACATATTGGTGGAGCAATTGCTGGTTTTTTAATGATGTTGTACTGGAAAAAAAATCAGTTTAATAACAATCGTTGGAATTAA
- the mutL gene encoding DNA mismatch repair endonuclease MutL, which produces MSSIIQLLPDHVANQIAAGEVVQRPASVVKELLENAVDAKATDIKLIIKDAGKSLVQVIDNGVGMTVTDARLCFARHATSKIRQAEDLFSLGTKGFRGEALASIAAIAHMEMKTKQDQDELGTHIVIEGSKFVSQEVAVLPKGTSFAVKNLFFNIPARRNFLKSDTVEFRHVMDEFQRVALAHPNIHFSFYHNGSELYNLPSAGYRQRIVGIMSGKTNEKLVPVNEDTEIINIQGFVCKPEFAKKSRGEQFFFVNDRFIKSGYLHHAVMAAYDGLLKDGMQPSYFLYLQVPPNTIDINIHPTKTEIKFDDEQALYAILRASIKHSLGQFNVAPVLDFERDANLDTPYHYKDLEAETPTIQVDGNFNPFTDDKTNQHYTKGSSGSGYSLGSSSSSGSSYSGSSYSSYSKRVEPTVSWESLYVGLDTDNPETIESSPFTFENEEVTSSLFNDDEIEQASQKTYQIHKKYIVSPIKSGMIIVDQQRAHQRILYEQFLLNMTVNQASSQQLLFPLDLFYSTVEMKLIEELKPSLETTGFIFEDAKTDHIVISGIPVNITESEVSIVIDQLLSDLQDGIPASSYSQNDTIAKSMAKSLAVKTGSYLTEKEQDNIVNGLFACKDPNISPFQKPTFITMRVEDIDKKFAL; this is translated from the coding sequence ATGTCGAGTATTATTCAATTACTTCCTGATCACGTTGCTAACCAAATTGCTGCTGGAGAAGTGGTTCAAAGACCAGCTTCTGTGGTAAAAGAATTGTTAGAAAATGCTGTTGATGCAAAAGCAACGGATATCAAATTGATCATAAAAGATGCCGGCAAATCATTGGTTCAGGTTATTGATAATGGCGTTGGAATGACCGTTACAGATGCTCGTTTGTGCTTCGCGCGTCACGCGACTTCAAAAATTCGCCAAGCCGAAGATTTATTCTCGCTTGGTACAAAGGGGTTTCGTGGTGAAGCTTTAGCGTCGATTGCCGCAATCGCGCACATGGAAATGAAAACCAAACAAGATCAAGACGAACTTGGAACACATATTGTAATCGAAGGAAGTAAATTTGTTTCGCAGGAAGTGGCGGTTTTGCCAAAAGGAACGTCATTTGCAGTTAAAAATTTGTTTTTTAATATTCCGGCGCGTCGTAATTTCTTGAAGTCAGATACGGTTGAGTTTCGTCATGTTATGGATGAATTTCAGCGTGTGGCTTTGGCGCATCCGAATATTCATTTTAGTTTTTATCACAACGGAAGCGAATTGTATAATCTTCCATCAGCAGGATATCGTCAAAGGATTGTCGGAATTATGTCGGGCAAAACCAATGAAAAACTGGTTCCTGTAAATGAAGATACTGAGATTATCAATATTCAGGGATTTGTGTGCAAGCCAGAATTTGCCAAAAAGAGCAGAGGTGAGCAGTTCTTTTTTGTAAACGATCGTTTCATAAAAAGTGGTTATTTGCATCATGCTGTTATGGCCGCTTATGATGGTTTGTTAAAAGACGGAATGCAACCAAGCTATTTTTTATACTTGCAAGTACCGCCAAATACTATTGATATCAATATTCATCCGACAAAAACGGAGATTAAGTTTGACGATGAACAAGCTTTGTATGCGATTTTAAGAGCATCAATCAAGCATAGTTTAGGGCAGTTTAATGTGGCTCCAGTTTTGGATTTTGAGAGAGATGCCAACTTAGATACGCCGTATCATTATAAAGATTTAGAAGCCGAAACTCCAACAATTCAAGTTGATGGGAATTTCAATCCGTTTACAGACGATAAAACGAATCAGCATTATACAAAAGGAAGTTCAGGATCTGGCTATAGTTTAGGTTCTTCATCTTCTTCTGGCTCTTCCTATTCAGGATCATCGTATTCGAGTTATTCGAAAAGAGTGGAGCCGACAGTAAGCTGGGAAAGTTTATATGTAGGTTTAGATACCGATAATCCAGAAACAATTGAAAGTTCGCCTTTTACATTCGAAAATGAAGAAGTAACTTCGTCGTTATTTAACGATGACGAAATCGAGCAAGCGAGTCAGAAAACCTATCAAATTCATAAAAAATACATTGTTTCGCCAATTAAATCAGGAATGATTATTGTGGATCAGCAACGCGCACATCAGCGTATTTTGTACGAACAATTTTTACTGAACATGACCGTTAATCAGGCATCAAGCCAGCAATTGCTTTTTCCATTGGATTTATTTTATTCTACTGTTGAAATGAAATTGATTGAGGAATTAAAACCTTCATTAGAAACAACAGGATTTATTTTTGAAGATGCCAAAACAGATCATATTGTGATTTCAGGAATTCCTGTAAATATTACAGAGAGTGAAGTTTCAATTGTAATTGATCAATTGTTGAGCGATTTGCAGGACGGAATTCCAGCGAGCAGTTACAGTCAAAATGATACAATTGCCAAGTCAATGGCCAAAAGTTTAGCGGTTAAAACAGGATCATATTTAACCGAAAAAGAGCAGGATAATATCGTAAACGGATTATTTGCCTGCAAAGATCCGAATATTTCACCTTTTCAAAAACCTACCTTTATCACCATGCGTGTTGAAGATATAGATAAAAAGTTTGCCTTATGA
- the ribH gene encoding 6,7-dimethyl-8-ribityllumazine synthase: protein MATENKNLSEYDKNTIPNAKDFRFGIVVSEWNDTITEGLYNGAFDALVDCDVPAQQIIRWNVPGSFELIYGAKKMLQTQNVDAVIVIGCVIQGETKHFDFVCEGVTQGIKDLNVQTDIPVIFCVLTDNNMQQSIDRSGGVHGNKGTEAAIAAIKMAYIRQQASIAHAFNQPLLTSGALQIEDSPRKIENE from the coding sequence ATGGCTACTGAAAATAAAAATTTATCAGAATACGATAAAAACACGATCCCAAATGCGAAAGATTTTCGATTTGGGATTGTTGTTTCTGAGTGGAACGACACTATAACAGAAGGACTTTATAACGGCGCTTTTGATGCATTAGTCGATTGTGATGTTCCTGCACAACAAATTATCAGATGGAATGTTCCTGGAAGTTTTGAGCTTATTTATGGCGCAAAAAAAATGTTGCAGACACAAAATGTTGATGCAGTAATTGTAATTGGATGTGTAATTCAAGGCGAAACAAAACATTTTGATTTTGTGTGTGAAGGCGTGACACAAGGAATTAAAGATTTGAATGTTCAAACCGATATTCCGGTTATTTTCTGCGTTTTGACAGACAATAACATGCAACAGTCAATCGACCGAAGCGGTGGTGTTCACGGAAACAAAGGAACTGAAGCCGCAATTGCAGCGATCAAAATGGCATATATTCGTCAGCAGGCTTCAATAGCTCATGCTTTCAATCAGCCTTTATTGACTTCTGGTGCGCTTCAAATCGAAGATTCGCCAAGAAAAATTGAGAACGAATAA
- the recF gene encoding DNA replication/repair protein RecF (All proteins in this family for which functions are known are DNA-binding proteins that assist the filamentation of RecA onto DNA for the initiation of recombination or recombinational repair.) produces MHLNKISLFNYKNFSEASFDFDIKINCFVGKNGIGKTNVLDAIYHLAYGKSYFNPLAVQNIKHGEEFFVIDAELDKNERTEQIVCSLKKGQKKVLKRNGKAYDKFSDHIGFIPLVIISPADRDLIVEGSETRRKFMDSVISQLDSAYLHELINYQKVITQRNALLKYFALNHTFDNDTLSIYNEQLNEYGKSIFEKRKNFLEQFIPIFNRHHQAITGSEESVQLVYESHLFEKELLTLLQENINKDRALQYTNVGIHKDDLSFEIDSHPIKKFGSQGQQKSFLIALKLAQFEFLKKQSGVKPILLFDDIFDKLDETRVAKIVEMVNSETFGQLFISDTHPERTEAIVKSTHQTYKIFNL; encoded by the coding sequence ATGCATCTTAACAAAATCTCTTTATTCAATTATAAGAACTTTTCAGAAGCAAGTTTTGATTTCGACATCAAAATCAACTGTTTTGTGGGGAAAAACGGCATTGGAAAAACCAATGTACTCGACGCAATTTATCATTTGGCTTATGGAAAAAGCTATTTTAACCCGCTTGCAGTACAAAATATCAAACATGGCGAAGAGTTTTTTGTGATTGATGCCGAGTTAGACAAAAACGAGAGAACTGAGCAAATTGTCTGTAGTTTAAAAAAAGGACAGAAAAAGGTTTTAAAACGAAATGGAAAAGCTTACGACAAATTTTCAGATCATATAGGATTTATTCCGTTAGTAATTATCTCACCGGCCGATCGTGATTTGATTGTGGAAGGGAGCGAAACACGCCGTAAATTTATGGATAGTGTGATTTCACAACTTGATTCGGCTTATCTGCACGAATTAATCAACTACCAAAAAGTAATTACACAGCGAAATGCACTTTTAAAATATTTTGCGCTCAATCATACTTTTGACAATGATACCTTATCTATATATAATGAGCAACTAAACGAGTACGGAAAATCGATTTTTGAAAAGCGAAAAAATTTCCTCGAGCAGTTTATACCTATATTTAATAGACATCATCAAGCTATAACAGGATCTGAAGAAAGCGTTCAATTAGTCTATGAAAGTCATTTGTTTGAAAAAGAACTTTTGACTCTTTTACAAGAAAACATCAACAAAGATCGCGCACTGCAATATACAAATGTCGGAATCCACAAAGACGATTTGTCTTTTGAAATTGATTCTCATCCAATAAAAAAATTCGGATCGCAAGGACAGCAAAAGTCTTTTTTGATTGCCTTAAAACTGGCTCAATTTGAATTTCTGAAAAAACAAAGCGGCGTAAAACCAATTCTTTTGTTTGATGATATTTTTGACAAACTAGACGAAACGCGTGTTGCCAAAATTGTCGAAATGGTAAATAGCGAAACGTTTGGACAGCTTTTTATTTCGGACACGCATCCAGAAAGAACCGAAGCGATTGTAAAATCGACGCACCAAACGTATAAGATATTTAATTTGTAA
- a CDS encoding DUF2461 domain-containing protein, producing the protein MLAKESLQFLDDLKKNNNREWFQENKKRYEVFKKDYHQLVSDFLDAMKPLDPSLELLEVKNCTFRINRDIRFSKDKSPYKAHLGIWMSGGTKGLNRAGYYVHIEKGASFIAGGFYSPESEDLKKVRKEIGFFYDDLQEILNNKNFKKEFGSLDFNENNSLKSMPRGYEKDHPAAEFLKLKSFTATQVYNVSEVMEKDFVKKISQKLIALKPLNEFINRALDTEEF; encoded by the coding sequence ATGTTAGCGAAAGAATCATTGCAATTTTTAGACGATTTAAAAAAGAACAATAACCGAGAATGGTTTCAAGAGAACAAAAAGCGTTATGAAGTTTTCAAGAAAGACTATCACCAATTGGTAAGTGATTTTCTTGACGCCATGAAGCCGCTTGATCCTTCATTAGAATTGTTGGAAGTAAAAAACTGCACTTTCAGAATTAATCGTGATATTCGTTTTTCTAAAGACAAATCACCTTATAAAGCGCATTTGGGAATCTGGATGTCTGGCGGAACAAAAGGCTTAAACCGTGCTGGATATTATGTTCATATTGAAAAAGGCGCAAGTTTTATTGCCGGCGGATTTTATTCTCCCGAGTCGGAAGATTTAAAGAAAGTTCGTAAAGAAATTGGATTTTTCTATGATGATTTACAAGAAATCTTAAACAACAAGAACTTCAAAAAAGAGTTTGGAAGTTTAGATTTCAACGAAAATAATTCTTTAAAAAGCATGCCTCGTGGTTACGAAAAAGACCATCCTGCAGCCGAGTTTTTAAAATTGAAAAGTTTCACAGCGACTCAGGTTTACAATGTTTCTGAAGTGATGGAAAAAGATTTCGTAAAAAAGATAAGTCAAAAGCTTATTGCTCTAAAGCCACTTAACGAATTTATAAATCGAGCTTTAGATACTGAAGAATTCTAA